In Longimicrobiaceae bacterium, the sequence GTAGCGCTCCTCGTAGATGGTGTCGTAGAAGCGCATGTCCGTGACCGGCGCCACCGACATGCCCGTGCCGTACACGTCCGGGTAGCGGAACAGGCCGTTCAACGTGGACGAGCCGCCGCCGCTCCACCCCCAGATCGCCACGCGCGACGGGTCCAGGTACGAGCGCGACCGCAGCAGCGACCGCGTCGCCTCGGCCTGGTCGCGCGAGTTGACGCGCCCGATCTGCCGGTAGATGGCTTTGCGCCACGCACGCCCGCGCGGCGCCGGTGTGCCGCGGTTGTCCACACTCGCCACCACGTAGCCCTGCTGCGCGAGCAGCCGGTGCCACAGGCCCAGCGTGCCGCCCCACTCGTCCACCACGGTCTGCTCCGCCGGCTCGCCGTACACGTAGAAGAGCACCGGGTACTTCCGCGCCGCGTCGAAGCTGGGGGGACGGATCATCCACCCGTCCACCTGCACGCCCGCCGCGTCGGTCTTGAAGAACTCCGCGGGCGGGAGATGCAGGGCGGCCACGCGCGCCCGCAGCCGCGCGTTGTCCACCAGCACGCGCGCGACCGAATGGTCGGGCAGGCGCACGAGGTCGGTCTGCGGCGGGCTGTCGAAGCTGGACCAGTCGTGGATCGCCCACCGCGCGTCCGGCGAGATCTGGTACTCGTGCGCGCCGCGCATGCCCGCAGGCGTCACCCGCTCCGCGCGCCCGCTGCCGTCCAGGCGCGAACGATAGAGGAAGCGCTGCGTTGCGTTCTCCGGCGACGCGATGAAGTACACCCATCCCCCGGCCGTGTCGATGCTGGCGACCGAGACCACGTCCATCGCGCCCGGCGTGACCAGCTTCGCGTCGCCGCCGTCGCGCGAGACGGTGTACAGGTGCCGCCAGCCGTCGCGCTCGCTGATCCAGGTGAAGCGGCGTCCGCCGTCCAGCCAGCGCCAGTCGTCCACCACGTCCACCCACGCGCTGTCGCGCTCGGTGAGCACCGTGCGCACCTGGCCGGTGCGCGCGTCCGCCAGCAGCACGTCTAGCGTGTTCTGCAGGCGGTTGAGGTGCTGCATCACGACCTCGTTGGGGTTCGCCGCCCACTCCATGCGCGCGATGTAGTTGTTGCGCGGGTCGCCGGGCACCGCCAGCCAGCGCGTGGGGCCGCCCGCCGCGCTCACCACGCCCACCCGCCCGGCGGAGTTCGTGGTGCCCACCTTCGGGTACTGCACCGGCTTCACGCGCGAGTAGATCGAATCGGTGTTGTTGATGAGGTCGAAGTCGCTCACCCCCGAGGCGTCGAGCTGCCAGTAGGCGATGGAGGCGCCGTCCGGGCTCCACCGGAAGCCGTTGCGCAGGTCCAGCTCCTCCTCGTAGACCCAGTCGAACGTGCCGTTGATGATGGTGCGCGACCCGTCCGCCGTGAGCTGCGTCACGCGCCCGTCGGCCAGCGACTCCACGTACAGGTTGTTCTGGCGCACGTACGCCACCCGCCCGCCGTCTGGCGAGAAGGTGGCGAACATCAGCGTGGATTCCGGCGCACCGGCTCCAAGCTTCCGCAGAGAGCCGCTGGCGCGGTCCAGCACCCAGTAGTCGCCGCGCGTGTTCCTGCGCCACACGCGCTCCGAGTTCGTGAACACCAGCAGCTTGCGCCCGTCCGGCGACCACGAGTAGTCGTCCACGTCCAGCGGCTGCGATGCGCCCGCGGGCACCAGCTGCCGCGCCGCCACCAGCACGTCGCGGCGCCCCGTGTCGGGCGCGTAGCGGACGATGTCGACCCCGCCCGCCGTTCCCGGCTCCAGCGTGGTGTAGCCCGAGCCGTCCTGGAGCCACCTCGCCGGCCCGAACTCCTCGCCGGCGAAGTCGCCCGAGGCGAAGATGCGGTCCAGCGTGAGCGTGTCGCCCCGCTGCGCGTGGACGGGCACCGCGGCGAGCGCCGCCAGCAGCGACGCGGCGAGAACGGAAGAGCGTCTCATGGGCACATCTTCGTGGGGAGAGAAGACAATCGGCCTCGACCCGGCCGGTGGTGGAGCGAGCCGCGCATTGTACCGTGCCGCGCCGCCATCGCACAAGCGGAGCCGCCGTCCGGACTAGCTCGACGACGTCCAACCCTCGCTATTCCCGGTAGAGGTCGTCCATGTCCCACATGATCACGGGATGCCCGTCCTCCTCCGCCCGCGACCGAAAGTCCGGGGTGAACCCGGAGGCGGAGACGTACAGCAGCGGTGCAGAAGGTTCCAGTGCCTCGTGCGCCCACTGCCTCCCGGAAGATGCCAGGCGTCGCAGGTCCTCCAGGTGCTGTCTGTGTACGATGGGCGCACAGACACGGCCGCGGCACTTCACCGACCCGGTCATCATTCTCCCGTCCGTGAGCCGCGCGACGATGTCGATCTCCACCGGCTTGCGGTCGCGGTCCGTGCCCTCCCACCGGCCCCACTCCTTCACCATGGGCAGCTTCAGCGCACCGCGAAGCCGGTAGAACGCCTGCTCGGCGATCCGCTCGAAGACGTGGCCCATGTACGCTGGGAGCTTCGGCTCCACGTGCTGGGCCCACACCTCTTCCGGTTGGCTCGTCTCCAGCTCGTTCCGGAAGCGTGAGACGAACTTGTAGTAGAAGGCCACGGCGGGATCGGCGACCTGGTAGCGGTGTGGCTCGTTGTTCCGCGCCTCGAAGTTCCTCCGGCCTTCGATGTACCCCAGCCGCACCAGCATGTCGATCATGTTCCGCAGGCCAGCGTCGGCCTTCAGGCCCGTCTCCATCGCGATCTGGTTGCGCTCGGTGAAGCCGTTCCCCACCGCAGTCAGGACGGACTTGTACTCGGCGATGTTGCGCAGCCCCTTCTCCTGCTCGATCACCGTCTCCACCTGCGTACGCACGTCGCCGCGCGGGGCCAGCATGGCCGCCGCCGCATTCTCTCCCAGTGCCTTGGCAGAGTCCACGGACGCGAGATAGCGCGGAGTGCCGCCGAAGATTCCGTAGACTCGCGCCCGGTCCATCGGGTCGGCGTACGGAACCATCCGCGCCGCGTTCCAGTAGTCGAACGGTTGCAGCCGGTGCTTCCAGTCGATCCGCCCGTGCAGCGGCGACCCGGCCGAGTCCAGCCGTTCCATGATCTCCACGATGGAGCCGCAGAGCACCAGCACCAGGTTCGCACGCTTGCGACCGCGGTTCTTGTACTCTTCCCAGACCGCTGCGAGCTGGCTGTCGATGCCTTCCTCGCCTCCCCGGAGGTACTGGTACTCATCCAGCACCACCACCATCGGCTCCGGCGCGTTCAACTCCAGCAGGAACCGGAAGATGGTGCGCCATGTGGGATAGTCTTCCGGCGCGAGATCACGGCCGGACCAGCGTCCCAGCTCGCGCAGCAGATCCTTGCGGTTCAGCTCCGCGGTCGCCTCGCTCGCCACGTAGTAGAACGTCTGCGCCTCCGGCCACACGTGGTTCAGGAGGAACGTCTTTCCCCCGCGTCTGCGCCCGAACAGGAGCGCGAGCATCGGCTCCTGCCGCTTTAAGAGAGCCCGCAGCTCCGCGGTTTCCATCTCTCGATCAATCATCTCTCGGCACCGCGCGAGTTAGCCGCAATTCCGCACCCCAGTGTCTGTAATTATACATGCATGCAAATATATCTGCAAGCAGACGCACATACATCTAAGCATATGGTATGAAACTGCAGGAAGGCGAGCCAACGCGAAGAAGCCCCGGGATCGCTCCCGAGGCTTCTTCGTCGCCGAATCGATATGTTATACCAATGTTGGCGATCACCTGTGCATTGTGCGGTTCGGCTACCGAGCGTTCGCACGGTCTTGCTCCGAAGAATGCACAGTCATTCAACCGAATTGGTATTACCGCTGGAACGGCGGCGGGGCGTAGGTGAGACCGGCGCGGCTCACGGTGGCGCGGCCTTCCTTCTTCCCGTCCTGCCCCACCTCGCGGTTCGTCCAGCGGAAGTAGACGAAGGTGATGGCGATCCACAGCGTGAGACCGCCCGGCACCCACATGATCACCCCGCCCAGCCGCTGGTCGTCCAGCGCGGAAAGCGGGAAGATGCGCGGCGCCTCCACGTACCAGCTGTAGAGCGCGCCCGACGAGAGCGTGATCAGCGCGGCGGAGATCATCATGGGGATGCCCGCCAGGAACAGGTAGATCATCTGCAGCGGCGCGGCGATGCGGGGCAGCTCCGGCAGCGGGCTCATGATGGGCCACCACATGATCACCCCCGTCACCATGATCATCAGGTGCATGGTGATGTGGATGTCGTGGTTGCGCATCATCGTGTCGTACGGGCCGGGAAAGTGCCAGGCCAGGAAGATCACGTTGTTGAGCGCGAAGGCGATGATCGGGAAGGTGAGCGCCTTCGCAAGCAGCCGCAGCGCCTTCGGCCGGATGAGCGGGCGGACCAGCCAGTCCGGCAGGCCGGCCAGCAGGAAGGGCGGCATCACCAGGATCAGCACCAGGTGCTGCACCATGTGGGCGCTGAACAGGAAGTAGTCGCTCAGCTCGTGCAGGGGGCCCTGGAGCGCCAGGAACATCGACGCCATGGCGAACGAGAAGCTCGCCACCTGCCTGCGCGGCACGGGCCGCGAGCCGGCGAAGCGCCGGCGCAGCGGCCCGATGGCGAGGAAGTACGCGGCGATCAGCAGCAGCCACCCGATCATGAAGGTCGGGTATACCTTCCAGCTGGTCCAGTCGAACGAGGCCGAGTGGAGCAGCGACAGCGACACGGTCGACATCGGTTACTTCGATCCCGCTTCAGAGAAGAAGGCCCCGGCCGGGGCCGGAGCCTGCACGCTCAGCCGCCGCGCGGGCCGCCGGACACGTGCTGCGCGTCGGCCGGCGTGTTGGCGTGGTACTCGGTCGCCACGCCGTGCACCACGTGGAAGAGCATGATGCAGCCCACGATCACCAGGGTGCCCAGCAGCGCCGGGAAGGCGAATATGCCGGTGAAGAGCTTGTTGTCGAACTTCAGGTGCATGAAGTACGCGACCACCATGAAGAACTTGATGCCCGACAGGATCAGGATCAGGATCGCGGCCGTGCCAGACGCGTACACGCCCTTCGTCTCGCCGACGTAGCCCAGGATCTCGAGCACGGTCAGCAGCAGCAGCCCCGCGCCGATGAACAGGTAGAACCGGCGCGTGGGATGGGTGTGCTGGTCGTGTACGATCTCGCGCGTCGTGCTGGACATTCGGCCGCTCACTTGATGAGGTAGACGAGGGGGAAGATCACGATCCAGATCACGTCCACGAAGTGCCAGTACAGGCCGGCGATCTCCACGTTCAGCGTCTTCTCCGGCCCCACCTTCCCCTTGTGCGCCAGGTAGGCCAGCGTGAGCAGGTAGATGACGCCCACCGTCACGTGCGCGCCGTGGAAGCCGGTCAGCACGAAGAAGGTGGACCCGAACAGGTTCGTCTGGAGCGTGAGCCCCTCGTGGTAGAAGTGCGTGAACTCGAACACCTGGCAGCCCAGGAAGACCGAGCCGAAGAGCGCCGTCATCAGCAGCCACAGCACGCTTCCGGACTTGTCGCCCTTCTGCACGGCGTTCAGCGCCAGCACCATCATCACGCTGGACATGAGCAGGATGAAGGTGCTGAACGAGGTGAGCGGGATGTTCAGGATCCCGTGCTCCAGCTTGCCGTTCACCAGCGTGTCGTGCGGGTACGGCCCGGTGAGGCTCGAGCCCTTGTACGCCATGTACGTGGCGATCAGCGAGCCGAAGAGCAGGCACTCCGAGCCGATGAAGGTCCAGAACGCCATCTTGCGGCTGTCGAGGCCGGTGCTGGTGTCGATGTGCGCCGGGTCCGCGGCGTGCCCGGCCATCGCGTGTGCGTGATCCACTGTATCGTCTCCGTCGTCGCCTGAATCGGTTCGTCTCTCGCGCGGCCGCCGGGCACGTTCCCGGCGGCCGGTGCCCAGCTAGTGGGAGTGGCCCGGCTCGAAGGCGAAGGCGTAGACGGCGAAGACGATCGTCACCAGCCCCGCGAAGCTGAGGTACCACAGGTTGTGCGCCGGCCCCGTGACCTGGCGGAAGATCATGCTGCCGAAGAAGACCGAGATGCCCGCGGCCAGCACGATGGGCCAGTACGACGGCGGTGGCAGGTGGATCCCCAGGTCGTGCGCCGACATCTTGTTCTCGTCGGTCACGTCGCGCACCTCGCCCACCTTGGTGCCGCCCAGCGTGATCCGCTCGGTGGTCTCGTCGACCTTGCCGTGCGGGATGCCGCCGGAGAGCGCGGGGTCGCCCTCCCACAGGGGCATACGCGAGTGCACCACCGGGATCTCGCGGAAGTTGTAGACCGGCGGCGGCGACGGGATGCTCCACTCCAGCGTGGCGGCGCCCCACGGGTTGTTGCCCGCCACCTCGCCGCGCTTCCACGCGGTGAAGAGGTTGATGGCGAAGATCAGCGTGGCGAGCACGATGACGACCATGCCCACCGTCTCCAGCTGGTTCAGCGCGGTGAAGCCCAGGTTGTCGGCGTACGTGAACGTGCGGCGCGGCATGCCGTACATCCCCAGGAAGTGCATGGGGAAGAAGGTCATGTTCATGCCGATGAGCGTGAGCCAGAAGTGCACCTTGCCCATCTTCTCGTCGAGCATGCGCCCGAAGACCTTCGGATACCAGTAGTACAGGCCGGACCACAGGCCCAGCACCGTGCCGCCGAAGAAGACGTAGTGGATGTGCGCCACCACGAAGTACGTGTCGGTCTGCTGCAGGTCGGCCGGCGCGGCCGAGTGCATCACGCCCGAGATGCCGCCCACCGTGAACATCGCGATGAAGGCGATGGAGAAGAGCATGGCGGTGGTGAAGCGCAGGTTGCCGCCCCACATGGTGCCCAGCCAGTTGAAGATCTTGATGCCGGTGGGGATGGCGATGAGCATGGTGCTCAGCGCGA encodes:
- a CDS encoding S9 family peptidase translates to MRRSSVLAASLLAALAAVPVHAQRGDTLTLDRIFASGDFAGEEFGPARWLQDGSGYTTLEPGTAGGVDIVRYAPDTGRRDVLVAARQLVPAGASQPLDVDDYSWSPDGRKLLVFTNSERVWRRNTRGDYWVLDRASGSLRKLGAGAPESTLMFATFSPDGGRVAYVRQNNLYVESLADGRVTQLTADGSRTIINGTFDWVYEEELDLRNGFRWSPDGASIAYWQLDASGVSDFDLINNTDSIYSRVKPVQYPKVGTTNSAGRVGVVSAAGGPTRWLAVPGDPRNNYIARMEWAANPNEVVMQHLNRLQNTLDVLLADARTGQVRTVLTERDSAWVDVVDDWRWLDGGRRFTWISERDGWRHLYTVSRDGGDAKLVTPGAMDVVSVASIDTAGGWVYFIASPENATQRFLYRSRLDGSGRAERVTPAGMRGAHEYQISPDARWAIHDWSSFDSPPQTDLVRLPDHSVARVLVDNARLRARVAALHLPPAEFFKTDAAGVQVDGWMIRPPSFDAARKYPVLFYVYGEPAEQTVVDEWGGTLGLWHRLLAQQGYVVASVDNRGTPAPRGRAWRKAIYRQIGRVNSRDQAEATRSLLRSRSYLDPSRVAIWGWSGGGSSTLNGLFRYPDVYGTGMSVAPVTDMRFYDTIYEERYMGLPSLNLSDYVQGSALTFVDRLRGNLLVVHGSGDDNVHFQNTEALVNALVAANKQFQMMEYPNRTHGIYEGKNTTRHLFTLLTTYLQSHVPAGASSSVAAR
- a CDS encoding ATP-binding protein, whose amino-acid sequence is MIDREMETAELRALLKRQEPMLALLFGRRRGGKTFLLNHVWPEAQTFYYVASEATAELNRKDLLRELGRWSGRDLAPEDYPTWRTIFRFLLELNAPEPMVVVLDEYQYLRGGEEGIDSQLAAVWEEYKNRGRKRANLVLVLCGSIVEIMERLDSAGSPLHGRIDWKHRLQPFDYWNAARMVPYADPMDRARVYGIFGGTPRYLASVDSAKALGENAAAAMLAPRGDVRTQVETVIEQEKGLRNIAEYKSVLTAVGNGFTERNQIAMETGLKADAGLRNMIDMLVRLGYIEGRRNFEARNNEPHRYQVADPAVAFYYKFVSRFRNELETSQPEEVWAQHVEPKLPAYMGHVFERIAEQAFYRLRGALKLPMVKEWGRWEGTDRDRKPVEIDIVARLTDGRMMTGSVKCRGRVCAPIVHRQHLEDLRRLASSGRQWAHEALEPSAPLLYVSASGFTPDFRSRAEEDGHPVIMWDMDDLYRE
- a CDS encoding cytochrome c oxidase assembly protein is translated as MSTVSLSLLHSASFDWTSWKVYPTFMIGWLLLIAAYFLAIGPLRRRFAGSRPVPRRQVASFSFAMASMFLALQGPLHELSDYFLFSAHMVQHLVLILVMPPFLLAGLPDWLVRPLIRPKALRLLAKALTFPIIAFALNNVIFLAWHFPGPYDTMMRNHDIHITMHLMIMVTGVIMWWPIMSPLPELPRIAAPLQMIYLFLAGIPMMISAALITLSSGALYSWYVEAPRIFPLSALDDQRLGGVIMWVPGGLTLWIAITFVYFRWTNREVGQDGKKEGRATVSRAGLTYAPPPFQR
- a CDS encoding cytochrome C oxidase subunit IV family protein gives rise to the protein MSSTTREIVHDQHTHPTRRFYLFIGAGLLLLTVLEILGYVGETKGVYASGTAAILILILSGIKFFMVVAYFMHLKFDNKLFTGIFAFPALLGTLVIVGCIMLFHVVHGVATEYHANTPADAQHVSGGPRGG
- a CDS encoding cytochrome c oxidase subunit 3, with the protein product MDHAHAMAGHAADPAHIDTSTGLDSRKMAFWTFIGSECLLFGSLIATYMAYKGSSLTGPYPHDTLVNGKLEHGILNIPLTSFSTFILLMSSVMMVLALNAVQKGDKSGSVLWLLMTALFGSVFLGCQVFEFTHFYHEGLTLQTNLFGSTFFVLTGFHGAHVTVGVIYLLTLAYLAHKGKVGPEKTLNVEIAGLYWHFVDVIWIVIFPLVYLIK
- the ctaD gene encoding cytochrome c oxidase subunit I, with translation MASTATVAAPRAAAAPHAETGLWSWITTVDHKRIGVMYGVTAFLYFLVGGIEAGLVRVQLFVPNNDFLSAESYNQLFSMHALTMIFLALMPLTAAFFNFLVPLQIGARDVAFPRLNALSFWVYFFGGLFLNVSWFLKAAPNSGWFAYAPLTIKTFSPGLNMDFYVLGLQVVGFSSIIASLNFIITIINMRAPGMRLMRMPIFTWLTLITSVLMVTALAVFTIAVTELMFDRLFGTNFFNTVSAGADPLLWQHLFWMFGHPEVYILILPIMGMVSEVLPTFSRKPLFGYNVMVFSGILIGWLGWGVWSHHMFATGMGPIADSFFALSTMLIAIPTGIKIFNWLGTMWGGNLRFTTAMLFSIAFIAMFTVGGISGVMHSAAPADLQQTDTYFVVAHIHYVFFGGTVLGLWSGLYYWYPKVFGRMLDEKMGKVHFWLTLIGMNMTFFPMHFLGMYGMPRRTFTYADNLGFTALNQLETVGMVVIVLATLIFAINLFTAWKRGEVAGNNPWGAATLEWSIPSPPPVYNFREIPVVHSRMPLWEGDPALSGGIPHGKVDETTERITLGGTKVGEVRDVTDENKMSAHDLGIHLPPPSYWPIVLAAGISVFFGSMIFRQVTGPAHNLWYLSFAGLVTIVFAVYAFAFEPGHSH